Genomic window (Brachyhypopomus gauderio isolate BG-103 unplaced genomic scaffold, BGAUD_0.2 sc108, whole genome shotgun sequence):
acaaaaaaaggcATTACCCATTTATTGCCATTATCTCCGACATTCTCCTGCATGCTCTTCTAAACGTTAGGCTACATTTCCTGAAGACTGACACTCTTTGCTAACTTGAAACCTTGAAAACGATGAAAACAGTGGGAGAGACATAATAAACAGTCTAAGATACTGACAAAGATACCATTAGAGATGGTGTCAGAGATACCATCAGAGATATTGTCAAAGATACTTGTCAGAAATACTGTCAAAGATACCATCAGAGATATTGTCAAAGATACCATCAAAGATACCATCAGAGATACCGTCAAAGATACCATCAAAGATACCATCAGAGATACCGTCAAAGATAGCGTCCTCAGCTCGTCCCGTCGAACCTCTCCAGCATTAGACTGAAGTAAAGCTGAAGCAGGTACAACACCTGTTATCTTTACGTGCCAGCGACTCCTACACGTTCAGGCATGCCAAAAATGATGGGTTCTGATATATTTGTCTTCTTTTCATGTTTCAACTTAAATAAATTCATACTGTCTGGTATTCTCCTGAACAATCTCAACAATCCTGCTCTCATAAAACTCAGGGGTTATATCAGGAGTTATATCTGGAAGCCTTTTATTTTTTCATGAGCTCGATAATACTACCATCCACTTTCACATGTTTCTCTTTTTGCATGCACTGTTAAAActgactttatttttaataattaaaattattattttttaattatagTTATTTTATAATCTATTATAACGCTATATTATGTTATATGATGCGTAATAGAACTGCACAGCTAAGCTAACCAGGTGTAAAACACATCAGTACCCATCCAGGCATCACTGCACTTATACATGGATTCACCTCGTCTGAGATCAGTCTCAATCTATTCCAGGCAGGCATAGACACAGACAGGAGTAGTTTAGAAAATAACAGTAAACTAGCTGGCGACACTGTTAGTATGCCAAGTATGCCTCTGCACTCATACTTACGGTTTAATGCTAATAAGTTCTCGAAAGTTTTCGGGAGCGTTGTTTCTGTTCCTCCTCTCCATATCCACCTTGTCCTTGGTCCACGTCATGTGGATCTTCTCGGGCGTGAGATCAAGGgtttcctcctcttcatctgaGTACAGACTTCCCATCCGGATCAAAGAGTGTCTGTCCTTTACCAACTGGGCCTACCAGTAACAGATGAGAGAGACACAACATGTATATACATGAGTTTTAAGCCTGCTTAGCCAGCTTTAACACGTCATAGTTCCTAGAAAAGTGCTTGTTATATGTGCTTCTGGTTCATGACTGAACTAAACCTGGATACAGTAAGTTTTCACATAACCTGTAGATAAGCTGCTTGGATTGgggtgagtgtggagagtgatGAAGGATAAAAgtgggtgtacacacacacacacacacacacactcacacatacacacacctctctgttcctctcggTGGTGGATAGTCTCATCTGTCTCAGCATCTGTGATCTCTGCTCCATCATCAGAGTCCTCTCGTATGTGTATGCGGAGATGTCACTATCATCCTACAGACAGAAGAACACCACTGTCATCTTACAGGCAAGCTGCAGGTGACCTGAACAAGTCCAGGAACTAGAGGAATATTTAAACAGGTCTTCACTTTTAAATTGGTTTGGATCATTAATATAGTGTTTCACACACCATTTCTACCACTTCCACCTCAGCCTCTAATCGGAGCTGGTATAGAAAGGTTGCCAGATCCTTCTTCATCTGGATACTGTTATCATCCATCTGGGCCACTGTGAAAATCCTCATTTTGCACTTACGCCAAACCTGGACAATGCAGAGACCAGGAGACAGAGCATCTAAATCTTAACGTTCAAGATATTTAAAGCACTGTTGTTGAAACTGTTGCTAAAAAATAATCCACTCAGTATTATCATAGATTACAATAAAATAATCCGCTCAATATTACTGAAGATTTTAATGTCATAATCCGTTCGGTAACTCCTCCCAAAGCCTTCACAGAGTTAAGAGCCTCCAGAGTTTAGAGAGCGAATGTGAACCTTGTGTTGCTTGAGCAGGAAGGGCAGTAACATGAGCATGCCCCCATCATGGACTATCCACCACACGTCGATGTGTCCATCAGCGAAGCGCTCGTGGTTGCCGGGGTAGAATGACACATTCTTGGGGACCATCAGGGCCAGGTGGGCGGCGGTGGTGCAGCGCACTGTGTCTGTGATGATGAGCCAATGAGAAGCTATGATTCACACAACTGGAACCCCACCCGAATTTCACAACCCCGGGTCTCGGTCTTCGTGAGTAATAATGGGTTTGAGTGCTTGCATGAGTGATGCGGCCCCTTAAAGTCTCCCAACCTATCCCAGAATCTCTGGTCTGCCTGCTGTTCACAACACGGGTGTAAATGCCTGATGTCTGAGTTGGAGCAGGGCACCTTCAGCCTGAACAGCCCCTACTGCTGTGGTTGTGTAATATCCACCACTCCGTCCACCGTGGGGTCTAGCAGGGGGAGGGAGGAGCACTCACTGATGAAGGTCTTCCACGCCCGAGGGTCCTCGCTCTGCCTCCACCCGTACGGCCAGCCCATCACCACCGTGTTGTGCTTCATCCCTCCCAGGCCGCAGGACTGGATGAGGTGGGCGAGCCCCTCACGCACCTTTGAGGCCACGACCACCTGGCAGAAGCCCTTCACTCTCTCAATCTCCATCATGTTCTTAATtgcctggaaaaaaaagacacaacacaagcattTAATATGTTGACCGCATGGTGTGTAACAAGTGTTTGTCAAAGAAATGAGTCATGAGTAGCCCTGTCCCCACGGCAAAGCCCTCACCTGCTCAGAGGCCAGTGCTTCACCATAGCTGTCCAGGAAGTTGCCCTGTATCACCGATCCCACGATCGTCAGGCCCTTTCCTGCCTTCAGTTGTGAGGCAAAGGTGAGCATTCTCGGATACTTGACATGCAGATCTTCATCCAGCTTTAGCAACACAAGCAACTGTGGCCTATGGTGATTGGTACATTCCCACAGTCAGGACAATGGACCTCACCTTAACATACACTGTAACACACTACTATGTGGAAGAAAATGAAAGAGTGTATTGAGGAGCACATGGGAAGCTCTGAGCTCCCTCCAAAGGGAGCCCTCTGCTGGTCAGGGAGGGGAAAGCAAACCTCCAGTTTTTGGTGTGTGGCGGTCCAGCTTCCAAACGAAGGAGAGCATATCGAGCAGCACTGAGAGACAGACCTCGTATCCCATCACCCCACTCCTTCTCCGCCCTGactcagagagaggagagaggaacagagggaggtgagaggaacagaggaagggggagagagggagaaagagacttCATAATGCTAGAACAAAAGGAAGTTTTTCATGATGCTAATGAACACTGAACCATCACTCACCCCTGGTACTCTATGTATTTGTAGATCATTCCAGCGATGCCCATTGCTACAATGGCATAATACCAGGATGAGATGAACATGAGGGCCAGACACATACTCATGCCCAGGAAAGATAGAGTCCTGGAAGAGAGACAGCTTATAGGATGTTGCAGGGCATGGCAAAGCTACCATCAAAAATGTTCTGTTTAAGCTTTCATAAGGAGTGAGTCATTACCACTTTATACCTAGTAAAGGAAATAACGCAGATTACCATCAAACACAGTTTACCATCAAACACAGTTTACCATCTCacttcatagtgaaagacagaAAACAGCTTCAACTCAAACTACGGAGGCGCCCATTCACACGTACCAGTGGTAGTATTTAAACCTCGGCCTCCAGTTTGGGGTTCGTAAGAGAGTTTGTACAGCGCATGCCAAATTTACAAACAGGTAACACATGAGGAAAAACCTGTAAGGAGAACAGAATGGGAACTGTAAGAATAAAGTGAGGAGAAAACAGGAGGTTGCAGCTGGGTAGATAACAGCAGCTTTGCTCACTGCGGTAATGGAGCAATGTGCTGACTTGGCCATGTGTTTGCCTGAGCCTGTGGTTTCAGGGGTGAATGTGTACTCATTTCCTGTGCTGTGTATTGGTTTCGTGCTCACATGGAGAGGATGGGGGCCACCATATCCAGGGAGGCGATGAGAATGCCCAGCTCCGCTATGAGTGTCGTCAGTAACAGGGCCCACGTGGGCTCACCGTTAGCTTTCCCATGTCCAAACACCTATAGGGTTAaaccgcacgcacacacacacatgaatgatCTTATTCAAAGAATTGCACTTTACATACCCACATGCAGCTGCATATATCTGCTCTATTGCTGTGCTGATTAGATTAGCTAGAGCTTCCCAGATGTAAACAACAAAGAGCTGTCATGCAGATTCAAGTGATACGTTTCCAGGAAATGCAAAGACCAGGATAACTGATGAATTACTTCTTTAACAGCAGTGGTGAGGTACTGGTACACTCAGTTCCTTGCTCAGTTTCGCGTAATTTAAGTTGCCGTAAACAGTTTTAACTTCAGCTAAACTCTTCACAATTTGAAAGGTGTCACTAATGTGCTCTTATGTGTCTGTGTTGCCATCTAAAAATTGAAACATGGTCTTGAAGTATTAACCAATCAGGAAACGTCAGTTTTAAACCTGAGTTTAAATGTACTGTTGATTCTTTGAGACGGGTCTTACTCGGAGGAAAGGAATGATGTTATCTTTAGCAATTGCCTGTAAGAGTCTGGGAGCTCCGGTGAGGGACTGTAGACCAGCCCCCACCGTGGAGAAGAATGAGCCAATCACAATGACCCATGGAGAGGGCCAAGAGAGAGTGCCAACAACCAAATTTTGCCTGACTGCATCTCCAAAcctgcaaatacacacacagacacacaatcaCTCACAAAAATACTCAATCATATGCAAACCCAGAAATTTCATTGTGATATTAAAAACAATATTATAAACAGTAGCCTACAGGTCCAAACTTACTTGTCTCTGAGAACCACTCCCTCAATACAGGCTCCAAACAGGACTACGGAACTAAAATCTGACAGCATCAATTTAGGAATACAATCATGGTTTTGCATGTGTGAGTCCTGTTCTCAGCACTGCAAGATGCTGGCTGAAGCTGATGAACTATTTCACAACTGAACTATTTCAACCATGGCACAATGTAAGTGTCATTTGCATACAAGTATAACTTTCAACACATTATGGATGACATGAATGTTCAAATAACAGTATTTAATTCACTGATGCTGAGGATACAGACTAATGATGTGGTGAGAATAGCCAGTATAGTTCCTATAGGGATGGATTTCTGAGCATCCTTCAGGTCTCCTGATCTGTTGGATCCAGCCATGATGCCTGTGAAGCGTCAAGTACAGACCAAAGAGAGGGGTAAGAGAGGGTTGAGACAGGAGTaatagagggtgagagagaggggtaagagaggggtgagagagagagggggttgaGGGAGAAGGGtaagagagaggtgagggagaggggtgagACAGGGTTGAGATAGGGGTGTCATTTTAAAGAtggcattttgtttgtttgtttgtttggtctcTGTCTGTATATACCTGTGGCTGAGGGAAAAAAGATTCCTACAAGGAGTGTGAATGAGGCAGCGATGTCTGCAGACACGTAAAAGCCAAAGGACTCCACGGAGCCATGGACGTCTACAGACTTCAGCTGTGGCTTCTCCAGAATCTCACCCTTTTCCAGATAATCCCCCCACATGTTTTCTGTAACAAAGACAGTCGGgatgaaaaatcacacaaacaatCAAGAGCATAGATCTTTCTTTAGCCTTGTATATTTGTAGCTGTACTCATTATTATTGTCATGGACAATAAACTTTCCATGAGTAACTACTACTGCGTAAGTGCTGCTCTTTGAGACTTGaccaaaacaaatatttaattttttttttttaaagaagtcTCACACAGTTTTGACCAGTGTTTGACAGTTTTCATACAACAGCATACGAGACTCATCTACCTCGGATAATTCCACTGGCCAGCCCAGGAATTGCCTGAATCTTCGACACATTGTTCTGGACAAAGTATTCATCGCAGTGGAAGCTGCTGGTATTCTCCGAGCTGCAGAACTTCTCCCACAGCTTACTGGGCACCGTTTCATTTCCCATGACCACCGTCTTCGCACACTCATTGAACACGTCCCACACCAGTGTTCGGTTCCCTAACATGCAGATCCTGCAAAGATCAAACAACAGACTGTAAAGGAGGACTGAACACTAGTGTTAGTGGCAGAACTATGAAAATAAGGATCTAGTAGACAAAAGTACTGCTGACTTTATTCCAAAAGAACACAGCTCCATCACTTTGTTAAGTGGCTCTTGAAtaaagtgtctgctaaatgccatgaATATAAAACTTTATGAGTCACAGTGCTCCTCCTTTGTGTACCTTGGAATGGATTGAGACTGATCTCAGCTGTTCGAGACTGATCTCAGCTGTTTGAGACTGATCTCAGCTGGTTCGAGACTGATCTCAGCTGGTTCGAGACTGACTATACACTTTATTGCCACAGCTTTCACTGAACATAGCCATAAATATCCCAAATGAAGCCCAGCTGTATCCTGTTCAGACAGTAAGTGCTCTGGGACTTACGGAAACTCCGGAGGGTGGAAGATGGACTTGATCGCCCCAGCGTAGATGGAAACAATCGAGATGATGACGCAGGCTAGGAAGAGGGAGGCAAACTTGTTGACGTACTTGACCCCTACAAAGACCACCACTGCCATGAGACTGAGACAGAGGCTGCCATACACTCTCATGTTGTTCAGCATGGCGCTGTCCACCACGTGGATGTCAGTGGCACGGAATATAGCTGCCTGGGGCACAAGGTATTTCTGTAGATAGGAAACAAGGGATCTCTGTTGAACAGGCcttaatttaataaataatttaataaacagACCTCAGGGTTGCCTGCAAAATAAACAACTGGTTCATATGTAATTTGTAGTGAATTTGCACATCATTTTGTTGATATTTCAACTTTTATCTATGTTACTTGCTAATTGGTGTGTTTGGTTTTGCTAAGATCAGTGGGGATGGTGAGGGTCTGACTCACCAGCAATATTTCGATGGCACCCAGAATGTACATGGCAGCAGCAAAGGTAGTTCCCAAGTAGAAACAAAGTCCCACAGCACCACCAAACTCAGGCCCCAGGGAACGAGAAATCATAAAATAAGCCCCACCAGCTGGaatgtagaacacacacacacacacacacacaaacgcatatCAAAGGTGATGCTGGCCTACGAAATAAACACCTAAACATAGTTTGTCTAATTCACAAACTTGGCAATGTAACGATCAAATATTAAATTACATGAACCCAGTGTGAGTTTGGTTCCAACTTGCTCCACTAGTAAATGAGAAAATCTAGATAGTCTTGTCAGACTCGATATGAATTACAGTAAATTATGCTATTAGAAGGTTAGCAGTGTGGTTACCTGGTACAACGCCATTGGTTGCAATAGCACTCATTGATATCGCTGTGAGCATCGTCTGTACAACAGAATGAAAGGGCTTTAGAGTTTCCCAGTATTTAAGACTGTTTAAGGCTTATCTCATTCATAGAGCAACTTCTTCATTCTTCAGGAAACATTATATCCTTAAACATACATGTGTTtttcataaatatttaagtGCATAGAACAGTATTTCCCAATCTAGTCCTCATGGACAACCACAGTTTTGTTCTGTGCCAGTTGCCAGGCACGCATGCATTCAGTGAGCTTAACATCGACTGCCATATATAGACTTCTAGACTTTGTCCAGTAGAGGGGCAAACTACAGAAGGCATGTTGTTGTGCTGCCTCAGTCCCTACAAAGTCTTGGCATTAGAAGTTGGTCTACAGGATTTGTTGTCAGTTTTTACCAAAGCAGTCTAGGTCTATATCTAGGTGCATGTCTGATGTATGTGTTTTGCGTGCGTATGGAGAGACTCACACAAGAGCAGCACATAAGCACTATGAGGAAGGACTGCACAACTCCAGCTGTACCTACGATCCACGTGAGGCGCAAGAAAAGGATTACGCCGAATATGTTCTGCAAACACGGCAGGTAAACCCCCATCAGGGTCCCCATATTCGGAGACTGCAGAAATGACAGAGAGCACAAGTCAATGTTGTTCTCAACTGAACACAAACATTTTGCAGTTTAATTTAATGACTCTCGGTGTAAAAGGTTGTTTGCATTAGCTCTTAAGTCAGATCCCCGTAGGCCACCAGAGAGCAAGATGCACCTGGTGAGAGGTCGGGTGACACTAGTCCAGCGTTAATAGCAGAACCGGGAATATAGTGATGAGGAAGTAAAGCATACGGTTTGGGCAGTCGCTAACGGTCAGGGTTGAATGCAATGACGCACAAGTATCCGtccgatatatatatatatagatatatatagatatgagggggagggggaggataGTTCGCGTGAAATCACCCGGGAAAGTTGATCTGCTGGTAGTCACATTAGTAGCCTAATAGTAAATGCATTTCCACTGGAGTTTCTGTCAAATGGCTAAGACACGTACTACTAAGTCAATTCTGGCTGAAAATAGATGACTGACAATGAGTTCAAAGAGGTTGAATGAGTTGAACAATAATTTGTTTGGTAGGGCCATGATATTTACTGCTTGTCATAATTTTCTCATAAGACGTTCAACTGTTAAATTACCTGACTTTAACCAACAAACAATGATTTCTACTTTGTGCTAGTGTTCGGCTTTGCGATAATGTGTAAGTGTGGTTTCGTTGGTGTGTGTGGCCTTTTAACCTTGGGCGGTTTCTTCCTAGAGGATTCcgcactctcctcctcctcgtgcTCCTTTGCCCCCTGGGTGATGTTGGTGTAGTTGACCAGGCGACTGAGGAAGGACGACACCTTGGGCCGAATGTCCAGTTCCTCCTGCAGAAACAAGATCCACAGTGTGGACGTTTTCAAAGCGGTGGTAAGTGAACCCGCCTCTACAAGAgacacggacacaaacgctTGGAGACGAAACAGCAGAAACGGTTTGTTTTGTTAATCCTAAGCGGAAATGTTGGAGCTCTGGCAGGTCACAGTGTAAAGCACGTGTGAACATAGTTGGCCATCGTCTGGAAGGACGTCCTCTCTGGAGCAGCCGAGACGGGAAGGTCCCTACCTCAAACAAGGCCAAGTTCCTGTCGTAGTAGTCGTTCCTTTTTGGAGACGCATCTGAGCTGTTGAGGAAGGGACTGTCTTCTTTATGGTTCCCATGgcctgatggagagagagagagactatgaAGAAGAGTACAAACAAGGACAGGTCGATCGCATCACCACTGGCTGCTCTCCATTCACAGCTGTGGTCTGTTTCTAAAGATCTGCACGTGAAGATCTTGCACACGCCAGTCCAACTCCCAAAGGGCAACATAGTGTAGTAAAAAAACAGTCAGCATTCACGATATTACAACAACGTGAAACCTGTGCATCCATAATGTATAAAATCTGACATTTCCTCATAAATCACATTAAGTGTGAAGGATACTGTAAACACAAATGATACCAGGATATCAAAAATTCCCCAGTGCTACTAAACTGCAACGTTATGTCAGACCTACAGAAGAATGTGTGTGGATGCTCACTGACAATCAGGAAACTCTTGTGCACCTGGCAGATGCTATAGAGGGTCTTACTGGTGGTGCTGCAGAAATGGCTCCTAAAATGTAATCTTATTTCCATtaaatctataataataaaattgCCTTTTATTATTATAAAGAAATAACTGCACAAGCTGCACCATTTTACACGATCATGCTTTTACTTAGCAAATGGTTTACATTTTACTGAAGATCTTCTAAACTGATTAAATGAATGAGGTGTGTTTGACCCTGGATATCAAACTTCAGCTCTGACCGTTTTTGTAAATAGTCCCCAGCCATCACCAGTACTGCTTGGTTACTTTACTACTGTTTTGCCTAATATCGACGATCTTTGTAGCAGTGAACATACATGGACAAAATATGGCAAGAACATCAAAAGGTCTTTGTATTTTGCCAGACTGCGGAGCTAACAGCTGGAGATTTGAATTTTTCAAAcccatgtgtgtgtctctgtacagtgacccctgacctttgccctgtgtgcacactttctccCTCTTCCTGTGACCATGTCTCCATGGCCACAGACCCTTCCCTTAATGACTTGTCATCCAGTTTATCACATCCACAATGTTTCATTCAGGAAATTACGCAGTTAGGCTGATGTCAGGAAATTATGAGGTCAGATGCAAATTAGCTGGGCGACACTGTGACAGTCATATTTGACAAAGAATCAGCTTGCTTGCAGGAAGCTTCTAATGAGATTGTTTACACATGAGACACTTTCTCTGCCACATTAGCACCTCAGTGAAGACATTGCAAAAATGTAATGAATGGTTTGATGTCCAGAACAACAGTATCATCAGTTTTTGGTTCAAGCCATCTATTTAAATATGTCTACAGAGTTGTAGGAACAAAAACATCTTCAAATACTTTCAACctagtttttctttcttttccttctctctctcacctcattTGTCGCACTTTGccaaaacattttattattatttttgtttgttttcaataAATCTAGGTCTATCCGATTACTTAATTAATTTTTGTTCCTATACAGTTTTCACAGTATCGTTTTTTTGTATAATCAGTTCCAAATAACTGTAGCTTTGTTTAATTCTAAAGTAAGcagctcaccccacacacaatcttgtatgtgtggtgtgtaaccTGGTATGTGTAACcgtgtgtgttcagttcagcTTTGCGGTGTGTAATCAGGGTGTAATCGGTTTATGAAGTGATGGGTTCCTCTACAGTTAATTCCCCCAAAATCACTTTTTTCTTAATTAAAATGTATACACCGGAATATGACATGCATAATTTCTCATAAacaaatgacattttatatgttGTCAGTTTAGGAGTCTCTTGCCctactaaaaataaaaaatctctTTGGCCAAGTTTCTCCAGATAAACTCGGCGCTGGTGACCCACCTTTCTCCCCGGGTCAGCAGACTACTGACACCAGGGTCAGCTCTGACATCTGATCTGTCCCAGAGGTCGACCCTCTCCAACAAACCTGTCCCATCTGACCAGAGACCCAACAGCTTGTTAAGTGCTCAAACAATTTCCAAACGGAGCATTTGGCTTTCGAAAGATGTAACAAGCAAGTGCCTTGTTTTGGCTATGCTAGCTCCACCATCTCCCCTTGTTCTGAGTTCTATAGGCCAGGTTCCACTCACCTTTGTCTTGTGTTAGCTTGCCACTGCTGAGAGTGTTAGAGTTAGCGTTAG
Coding sequences:
- the slc12a4 gene encoding solute carrier family 12 member 4; this translates as MPHFTVVPVEDNSQSNYDSLEGLNWVDYRDTGQGEYSELGDTVSSDGHGNHKEDSPFLNSSDASPKRNDYYDRNLALFEEELDIRPKVSSFLSRLVNYTNITQGAKEHEEEESAESSRKKPPKSPNMGTLMGVYLPCLQNIFGVILFLRLTWIVGTAGVVQSFLIVLMCCSCTMLTAISMSAIATNGVVPAGGAYFMISRSLGPEFGGAVGLCFYLGTTFAAAMYILGAIEILLKYLVPQAAIFRATDIHVVDSAMLNNMRVYGSLCLSLMAVVVFVGVKYVNKFASLFLACVIISIVSIYAGAIKSIFHPPEFPICMLGNRTLVWDVFNECAKTVVMGNETVPSKLWEKFCSSENTSSFHCDEYFVQNNVSKIQAIPGLASGIIRENMWGDYLEKGEILEKPQLKSVDVHGSVESFGFYVSADIAASFTLLVGIFFPSATGIMAGSNRSGDLKDAQKSIPIGTILAILTTSLVYFSSVVLFGACIEGVVLRDKFGDAVRQNLVVGTLSWPSPWVIVIGSFFSTVGAGLQSLTGAPRLLQAIAKDNIIPFLRVFGHGKANGEPTWALLLTTLIAELGILIASLDMVAPILSMFFLMCYLFVNLACAVQTLLRTPNWRPRFKYYHWTLSFLGMSMCLALMFISSWYYAIVAMGIAGMIYKYIEYQGAEKEWGDGIRGLSLSAARYALLRLEAGPPHTKNWRPQLLVLLKLDEDLHVKYPRMLTFASQLKAGKGLTIVGSVIQGNFLDSYGEALASEQAIKNMMEIERVKGFCQVVVASKVREGLAHLIQSCGLGGMKHNTVVMGWPYGWRQSEDPRAWKTFINTVRCTTAAHLALMVPKNVSFYPGNHERFADGHIDVWWIVHDGGMLMLLPFLLKQHKVWRKCKMRIFTVAQMDDNSIQMKKDLATFLYQLRLEAEVEVVEMDDSDISAYTYERTLMMEQRSQMLRQMRLSTTERNREAQLVKDRHSLIRMGSLYSDEEEETLDLTPEKIHMTWTKDKVDMERRNRNNAPENFRELISIKPDQSNVRRMHTAVKLNEVIVNRSHDARLVLLNMPGPPRNPDGDENYMEFLEVLTEGLERVLLVRGGGREVITIYS